AAGAGAATCGACGCCATTTTGTATTCGTGCTTCTATATCTTCATTCCAATCATATAACGGCTCCTCTGTGTTACACAAAACATAAGTAATAAGGTGTATATACCGgtgaataaacaaatttttactcCACAACAGTTTCTTTACTCTTATAATGAAGTGGATAAAGCCCATAATATAGTTGCAACCGTCTTGCCACTGCTCCGTAACGTGTTACGGCCAAAATTGGACACCGAGGGCGATACATTGATAACAAAATGGCGCTTCGACCGGATGTTGTTGTTACAATAATCGCAGAAGCATTTAAATTTAAGGATGTCTCAATTGCTCCTACAATAATTGCATGCGCAGGATCCAAAGGTACTGGCATCTATTTGTTCACACAACAAAACCGTCTTAACTATATCTTTTACAATAACAATGatataataatcttttatttaGTGTGTTTATCTATGAAGTTTGAAGCTACTGTGATATTATATACCTTGTAATTTAATTCATCGAAAATTTCTTTCTGCCATCGAGCACTTTCTGCTTGTCTACAAACCGCATCTACGTTCTTTATTACTTCAACGGTTTCCTTTTCATTTAACGACCCAGTTTTAAGAAAAATAGCACCAGCTCCGTTTAGAACAGCATTTGCAATTAAGTTTAAATCAAGTTTTAAGTCATTCGATATATGATAACTTAATATGACAGGTTTTCCTATCTGAATAAGATTAATCAGTAAAGCGATTAATGGTATCAGTACTGAGATTTCACATATTTACGTATcaataaatgaacaattttaataaataataaatcacttTTACGCATTTTGCAATAACGAAGTTTTCTACGAGAAACAATTTTTCAGGTCCTACTTCTATTTCGATACTAGCTCTGTCTAGTAGAATACCGTCCGCAACTTCCAAAATTTCGTCAAAGCTATCTAAACCTTGTTGCGAGGAGAGTTTTGCGATAACACAAATTCTAGTAATACCTTTGGAAACAATGTAAATTTAGTGTCCCTTAATAAACTTTTGCAAATACTTTATCGTATGATTGAATACATTACTGCTCGTGGTAACATACCCATTTGTTTAAACCCAGTTTTAACAGCTTCCACCATGTTTTCGTTCCGCGTGTGATTCACTATACAAAAGTCACATTCCAAAAACGAAGCTAACTCAATATGTTCTTCGTCTTTCTTCGACAGTTGCGGTAATGCTACTACACTATCTAATAATTGCACAAGTTTTCCATCTCGTACGATACCTCCTTTCAAAACCCTACAAACTACATCTGTCTCACCTGCACAAAACATAAGTTACTTTTTGCAACTTACTAATTCATAATATTCTtaacaagttatttatttaatttaattataattatacggaagttgaaatgaaaattctaa
This genomic window from Nomia melanderi isolate GNS246 chromosome 9, iyNomMela1, whole genome shotgun sequence contains:
- the LOC116427775 gene encoding pyruvate kinase encodes the protein MPHFEDYTSSNDQVKSGYQTTRLEHNVQLNLNSNPKLARLTKIMVTLGEFFENSFYLEGCLNFDDNTVHVFLPSGLGVTNSHSSAVVNMMMAGANIVRLNMSHQVEKWHAITVQSIRDAGNRMYEFTGEIYPLGIAMDLQGPEIRTGIFKGDETSIKKLSLRDYRLLQLKINLYQNGYAGLKEGHAVKLVTNDLAKRAGCASCFWVSYPELPRICRPADKILIDRGAVLLQVSCVRETDVVCRVLKGGIVRDGKLVQLLDSVVALPQLSKKDEEHIELASFLECDFCIVNHTRNENMVEAVKTGFKQMGITRICVIAKLSSQQGLDSFDEILEVADGILLDRASIEIEVGPEKLFLVENFVIAKCVKIGKPVILSYHISNDLKLDLNLIANAVLNGAGAIFLKTGSLNEKETVEVIKNVDAVCRQAESARWQKEIFDELNYKMPVPLDPAHAIIVGAIETSLNLNASAIIVTTTSGRSAILLSMYRPRCPILAVTRYGAVARRLQLYYGLYPLHYKKEPLYDWNEDIEARIQNGVDSLRRRKYIKVGDAIVIVSGSREGAGFTNSIRVIYVSPGTENDVPVINSCW